One genomic region from Mycobacterium basiliense encodes:
- the folK gene encoding 2-amino-4-hydroxy-6-hydroxymethyldihydropteridine diphosphokinase, giving the protein MTTVVLSVGSNLGDRLAHLRSVVDGLGDALVAASGVYETEPWGNVRQGPFLNAVLLADDPARDGHAWLRRAQDFERAARRVRDQRWGPRTLDVDVVACYHVGPRGRVDVVCGDGTLTLPHPQAHLRAFVMVPWLDVDPAAELTLPEGPRPVAQLLAELDPAEREGVRPTRLTLES; this is encoded by the coding sequence ATGACCACGGTGGTGCTGTCGGTCGGCTCGAACCTGGGTGACCGCCTGGCCCATCTGCGATCGGTCGTCGATGGGCTCGGTGATGCGTTGGTCGCGGCCTCCGGGGTGTATGAGACCGAACCGTGGGGCAACGTGCGCCAGGGGCCGTTTCTCAACGCGGTGCTCCTCGCCGACGACCCGGCTCGCGACGGTCATGCCTGGTTGCGGCGGGCTCAGGATTTTGAGCGGGCCGCGCGACGGGTGCGTGACCAGCGGTGGGGTCCGCGGACCCTCGACGTCGACGTGGTCGCCTGCTACCACGTCGGGCCCCGGGGCCGCGTCGACGTGGTTTGCGGTGATGGCACCCTGACGTTGCCGCACCCACAGGCGCACCTGCGGGCTTTCGTGATGGTCCCGTGGCTTGACGTCGATCCCGCCGCCGAGTTGACGCTGCCCGAGGGACCCCGTCCCGTCGCCCAGCTGCTGGCCGAGTTGGATCCGGCCGAGCGGGAAGGCGTGCGACCAACCCGATTGACGTTGGAGAGCTAA
- the folB gene encoding dihydroneopterin aldolase produces MADRIELRGLSVHGRHGVYDHERVAGQQFVVDITMWIDLVDAARSDDLADSYDYAALAQRAAEIVAGPPRNLIETVGAEIADEVMADHRVHAVEVVVHKPHAPIPQPFTDVAVVTRRSRRGGRGSVIPAGGAV; encoded by the coding sequence ATGGCTGACCGAATTGAGTTGCGCGGCTTGTCTGTTCATGGACGGCATGGGGTTTACGACCATGAACGTGTCGCTGGTCAGCAATTTGTCGTCGATATCACGATGTGGATCGATCTGGTCGACGCTGCCCGCAGCGACGACCTGGCCGACAGCTATGACTACGCCGCCCTGGCCCAGCGCGCCGCCGAGATCGTCGCCGGGCCTCCCCGTAACCTGATCGAGACGGTCGGCGCCGAGATCGCCGATGAGGTGATGGCGGACCACCGAGTGCACGCCGTGGAGGTCGTCGTACATAAACCCCATGCGCCCATCCCGCAACCGTTTACCGACGTCGCGGTGGTGACCCGGCGGTCGCGGCGCGGTGGACGCGGCTCGGTGATCCCTGCCGGTGGGGCGGTATGA
- the folP gene encoding dihydropteroate synthase, producing the protein MSPPPVQVMGVLNVTDDSFSDGGRYFDTADAVGHGLALAADGAAIVDVGGESTRPGATRIDPQVEMSRVIPVVKELAAQGINVSIDTVNADVARSALESGAQLVNDVSGGRADPAMAPLVADAGVRWVLMHWRPVSAANPHAVPAYHDVVAEVRADLLASVDDALAAGVDPAKLVIDPGLGFAKTAQHNWALLQALPELIATGLPVLLGASRKRFLGALLAGQDGALRPPDGRETATAVISALAALHGAWGVRVHDVRASVDALKVVEAWQAEGNKPHG; encoded by the coding sequence GTGAGTCCGCCGCCCGTGCAGGTTATGGGGGTTTTGAACGTCACCGACGACTCGTTCTCGGATGGCGGTCGCTACTTCGATACGGCGGATGCCGTTGGACATGGCCTGGCGCTGGCTGCCGATGGCGCCGCGATCGTGGATGTCGGGGGGGAGTCGACTCGGCCCGGCGCCACCCGGATAGACCCGCAGGTCGAGATGTCTCGTGTCATACCCGTCGTTAAAGAGCTTGCCGCACAAGGCATCAACGTCAGTATCGACACTGTGAACGCCGACGTGGCGCGGTCGGCGCTGGAAAGCGGTGCGCAACTCGTCAATGACGTGTCCGGGGGACGGGCCGATCCGGCTATGGCGCCGCTGGTGGCTGACGCCGGTGTGCGATGGGTGTTGATGCATTGGCGGCCGGTGTCGGCGGCCAACCCACACGCCGTGCCCGCCTACCACGATGTGGTGGCCGAGGTACGTGCCGACCTGCTGGCCAGCGTTGACGATGCGCTGGCCGCGGGCGTCGACCCGGCGAAACTGGTGATCGATCCCGGGCTCGGGTTCGCCAAGACAGCACAACACAATTGGGCGCTGCTGCAGGCCCTGCCGGAGTTGATCGCCACTGGGTTGCCCGTGCTGCTCGGCGCGTCACGCAAACGGTTCCTTGGGGCGCTGCTGGCCGGTCAGGATGGGGCGCTGCGACCGCCGGACGGGCGTGAGACCGCGACCGCGGTGATTTCCGCGCTTGCGGCGTTGCATGGCGCCTGGGGTGTGCGGGTGCACGATGTGCGCGCGTCCGTCGATGCGCTCAAGGTCGTCGAAGCGTGGCAAGCGGAAGGGAACAAGCCTCATGGCTGA
- the folE gene encoding GTP cyclohydrolase I FolE encodes MTQLDSATEPRVFDQERVEAAVRELLSAIGEDPNRGGLRDTPARVARAYREIFAGLYTDPDTVLSAMFDEEHDELVLVKEIPLYSTCEHHLVSFHGVAHVGYIPGRDGRVTGLSKIARLVDLYAKRPQVQERLTSQIADALVKRLEPRGVIVVVEAEHLCMAMRGVRKPGAITTTSAVRGQFKTDAASRAEALDLILRK; translated from the coding sequence ATGACCCAGCTGGATTCCGCCACCGAGCCTCGGGTTTTCGACCAGGAGCGCGTCGAGGCCGCCGTCCGCGAATTGTTGTCTGCGATCGGGGAAGATCCGAACCGGGGTGGCTTGCGAGACACTCCTGCGCGCGTGGCACGCGCATATCGGGAGATCTTCGCCGGGCTCTATACCGACCCCGACACGGTGCTCAGCGCCATGTTTGACGAGGAGCACGATGAGCTGGTGCTGGTCAAGGAGATTCCCTTGTACTCGACCTGCGAACACCATCTGGTGTCGTTCCACGGGGTGGCGCACGTTGGCTATATCCCCGGCAGGGACGGCCGGGTGACCGGGCTGTCAAAGATCGCTCGTCTGGTGGACCTCTATGCCAAGCGGCCGCAGGTGCAGGAGCGGCTCACCAGCCAGATCGCCGACGCCCTGGTAAAGAGGCTCGAGCCACGCGGGGTGATCGTCGTGGTCGAAGCCGAGCACCTGTGCATGGCGATGCGCGGGGTACGGAAGCCGGGCGCTATCACGACGACGTCGGCGGTACGTGGTCAGTTCAAGACCGATGCCGCTTCTCGAGCCGAAGCGCTGGACCTCATCCTGCGTAAGTGA
- the ftsH gene encoding ATP-dependent zinc metalloprotease FtsH has protein sequence MNRKNVIRTITAIAVVVLLGWSFFYFSDDTRGYKPVDTSVAMSQINSDNVKSAQIDDREQQLRLVLKKGDKETDGSDKVITKYPTGYAVDLFNALSAKNAKISTVVNQGSILGELLVYVLPLLLLVGLFVMFSRMQGGARMGFGFGKSRAKQLSKDMPKTTFADVAGVDEAVEELYEIKDFLQNPSRYQALGAKIPKGVLLYGPPGTGKTLLARAVAGEAGVPFFTISGSDFVEMFVGVGASRVRDLFEQAKQNSPCIIFVDEIDAVGRQRGAGLGGGHDEREQTLNQLLVEMDGFGDRAGVILIAATNRPDILDPALLRPGRFDRQIPVTNPDLAGRRAVLRVHSKGKPMAPDADLDGLAKRTVGMTGADLANVINEAALLTARENGTVVTGPALEEAVDRVIGGPRRKGRIISEQEKKITAYHEGGHTLAAWAMPDIDPVYKVTILARGRTGGHAVAVPEEDKGLRTRSEMIAQLVFAMGGRAAEELVFREPTTGAVSDIEQATKVARAMVTEYGMSARLGAVKYGTEHGDPFLGRSMGTQSDYSHEVAREIDEEVRKLIEAAHTEAWEILTEYRDVLDTLAGELLEKETLHRPELEAIFGNVEKRPRLTMFDDFGGRIPSDKPPIKTPGELAIERGEPWPPPLPEPAFKEAIARATRAAEAAQATQSETDGANRGANGSHGADGSRTGYQPDYGAPAGWHAPGWPPPSSNRPQLSHPPADQSVSDTDESSEREDSNVSRSNPPAHG, from the coding sequence ATGAACCGAAAAAACGTGATCCGCACCATCACGGCCATCGCCGTTGTGGTGCTGCTTGGGTGGTCGTTCTTTTACTTCAGTGACGACACTCGTGGTTACAAACCAGTCGATACCTCGGTGGCCATGTCGCAGATAAACAGCGACAACGTCAAGAGCGCGCAGATCGACGACCGCGAGCAACAGTTACGGCTGGTCCTGAAGAAGGGCGACAAAGAAACCGACGGATCCGACAAGGTCATCACCAAGTACCCCACCGGCTACGCCGTCGACCTGTTCAACGCGCTGAGCGCTAAGAACGCCAAGATCAGCACGGTAGTCAATCAGGGCAGCATTCTTGGTGAGCTGCTGGTTTACGTGCTGCCGCTGTTGTTGCTGGTCGGCCTGTTCGTGATGTTTTCCCGCATGCAGGGCGGAGCGCGGATGGGTTTCGGTTTCGGTAAGTCCCGCGCCAAACAGCTGTCCAAGGACATGCCCAAGACCACCTTTGCCGATGTCGCGGGCGTGGACGAAGCGGTCGAGGAACTCTACGAGATCAAGGACTTCCTGCAGAATCCATCGCGCTATCAGGCGCTCGGCGCCAAGATTCCCAAAGGCGTGCTGCTGTACGGGCCGCCGGGAACCGGCAAAACGCTGCTGGCCCGCGCCGTGGCCGGCGAAGCGGGGGTGCCGTTCTTCACCATCTCCGGGTCCGACTTCGTCGAAATGTTCGTCGGGGTCGGCGCCTCGCGCGTCCGTGATCTGTTCGAGCAGGCCAAACAGAACAGCCCCTGCATCATCTTCGTCGACGAGATCGATGCGGTTGGCCGACAGCGTGGCGCCGGACTGGGTGGCGGCCACGACGAACGTGAGCAGACCCTGAACCAACTCCTGGTCGAGATGGACGGCTTTGGCGATCGGGCCGGGGTAATCCTGATCGCGGCCACCAACCGGCCCGACATCCTGGACCCGGCGCTGCTGCGGCCCGGCCGTTTCGACCGGCAGATTCCGGTCACCAATCCCGACCTGGCGGGCCGTCGCGCGGTGCTGCGGGTGCATTCCAAGGGCAAGCCGATGGCGCCGGATGCCGACCTCGACGGACTGGCCAAGCGGACCGTCGGCATGACGGGTGCTGACCTGGCCAATGTCATCAACGAGGCGGCGCTGCTCACCGCCAGGGAAAACGGCACCGTCGTCACCGGCCCGGCCCTGGAAGAGGCGGTGGACCGGGTGATCGGCGGCCCGCGCCGCAAGGGGCGGATCATCAGCGAGCAGGAGAAGAAGATCACCGCCTACCACGAGGGTGGACACACCCTGGCGGCCTGGGCGATGCCGGATATCGATCCCGTCTACAAGGTCACGATCCTGGCCCGGGGGCGCACCGGTGGTCACGCCGTGGCGGTGCCCGAGGAGGACAAGGGGCTGCGGACCCGGTCGGAGATGATCGCGCAGCTGGTGTTTGCCATGGGTGGGCGCGCCGCCGAGGAACTGGTATTCCGCGAGCCGACCACGGGCGCGGTGTCCGATATTGAGCAGGCGACCAAGGTTGCCCGGGCGATGGTCACCGAATACGGCATGAGTGCCCGGCTCGGCGCGGTCAAGTATGGGACCGAACACGGCGACCCGTTCCTGGGCCGCTCGATGGGCACGCAGTCGGACTACTCCCACGAGGTCGCCCGCGAGATCGACGAAGAAGTCCGCAAGCTGATCGAGGCGGCCCACACCGAAGCGTGGGAGATTCTCACCGAATACCGCGACGTGCTCGACACGCTCGCGGGCGAGCTGCTGGAAAAGGAAACCCTGCACCGGCCCGAGCTGGAGGCGATCTTCGGCAACGTCGAGAAACGTCCCCGGCTCACCATGTTCGACGATTTCGGCGGGCGGATTCCGTCGGATAAGCCGCCGATCAAGACGCCGGGCGAACTGGCTATCGAACGCGGAGAACCCTGGCCCCCGCCGCTCCCCGAGCCGGCGTTCAAGGAGGCCATTGCTCGAGCCACCCGAGCGGCCGAGGCAGCCCAGGCCACGCAGTCGGAGACTGACGGCGCCAACCGTGGCGCCAATGGATCGCACGGCGCGGACGGGTCCCGCACCGGCTACCAGCCGGATTACGGCGCGCCGGCGGGCTGGCACGCACCCGGATGGCCGCCGCCGTCGTCGAATCGACCTCAGCTGAGCCACCCGCCGGCTGATCAATCCGTATCGGATACCGATGAATCCTCCGAGCGGGAGGACAGCAACGTCAGTCGGTCCAATCCGCCTGCCCACGGCTGA
- a CDS encoding alpha/beta fold hydrolase, whose translation MALSAERLVDTNGVQLRVIEAGDRGAPTVILAHGFPELAYSWRHQIPALVDAGYHVLAPDQRGYGGSSRPEAIADYDIHQLTADLVGLLDDVGSERAVWVGHDWGAVVVWNAPLLHPDRVAAVAGLSVPALPRGHVPPTQAFRAKFGETFFYILHFQEPGIADAELDDDPARTMRRMFGSLQLPGDQGAALRMMAPGPEGLIDRLPEPDTLPAWISRDELDHYISEFTRTGFTGGLNWYRNFDRNWETTAELAGATIAVPSLFIAGAADPVLSFTGTDRASEVINGPYREVMIEGAGHWLQQERPDEVNATLLEFLEEVQW comes from the coding sequence GTGGCGTTGTCAGCCGAACGGTTAGTCGATACCAACGGTGTGCAGCTGCGCGTGATCGAGGCCGGGGACCGGGGTGCACCCACGGTGATACTGGCCCACGGATTTCCCGAACTGGCCTATTCATGGCGGCACCAGATACCAGCCCTCGTCGATGCCGGCTATCACGTGCTAGCGCCCGATCAACGTGGTTATGGCGGCTCATCGAGGCCCGAGGCGATCGCCGACTACGACATTCACCAGCTCACGGCGGACCTGGTGGGGCTGCTCGACGACGTCGGCTCGGAGCGCGCTGTCTGGGTCGGCCACGACTGGGGTGCGGTCGTGGTGTGGAATGCGCCCCTGCTGCATCCGGACCGGGTCGCCGCGGTCGCCGGTCTCAGCGTCCCGGCGCTGCCGCGGGGGCACGTGCCGCCGACACAGGCATTCCGGGCGAAGTTTGGGGAGACCTTCTTCTACATCCTGCACTTCCAGGAACCGGGCATCGCCGACGCCGAACTCGATGACGACCCCGCCCGCACCATGCGCCGCATGTTCGGCAGCTTGCAACTGCCCGGCGACCAGGGCGCCGCGTTGCGGATGATGGCCCCCGGCCCGGAGGGCCTCATCGACCGGCTCCCGGAGCCGGACACACTGCCGGCCTGGATCAGCCGGGACGAACTGGACCACTACATCAGCGAGTTCACCCGCACCGGTTTTACCGGCGGGCTCAATTGGTATCGCAATTTCGACCGCAACTGGGAAACCACGGCCGAACTCGCCGGCGCCACCATCGCGGTGCCGTCGTTGTTTATCGCCGGAGCCGCCGATCCGGTGCTGTCGTTCACCGGCACGGACCGCGCTTCGGAGGTGATCAACGGCCCCTACCGCGAAGTGATGATCGAGGGCGCCGGGCACTGGCTGCAACAGGAGCGGCCCGACGAGGTGAACGCCACGCTGCTCGAGTTCCTCGAGGAAGTGCAATGGTGA
- a CDS encoding LLM class flavin-dependent oxidoreductase — translation MVTSRPLRFGVFITPFHPTGQSPTVALEYDMDRVVALDRLGYDEAWFGEHHSGGYELIACPEVFIAAAAERTKHIRLGTGVVSLPYHHPLMVADRWVLLDHLTRGRVMFGAGPGALPSDAFMMGIDPVDQRRMMQESLEAILALLRAAPGERIDRHSDWFTLRDAQLHIRPYTCPYPEISTAAMISPSGPRLAGALGTSLLSLSMSVPGGYAALENTWQVVCEQAAKVGRDDPDRGDWRVLSIMHLSDTRDQALDDCTYGLPDFSKYFGAAGFVPLSNTIDAGTHTSRQFVEEYAAAGNCCIGTPDEAIAHIEDLLDRSGGFGTLLLLGHDWAAPQATFHSYELFARKVIPYFKGQLEAPRASHDWAKGRRDDLIGRAGQAVVQAITEHVAEQEDGNR, via the coding sequence ATGGTGACGAGCCGGCCACTGCGCTTCGGTGTTTTCATCACGCCGTTTCATCCTACCGGCCAATCCCCAACGGTCGCACTGGAATACGACATGGATCGCGTCGTTGCATTGGACCGTCTCGGGTACGATGAAGCCTGGTTCGGCGAGCACCATTCCGGCGGCTACGAATTGATCGCCTGTCCCGAGGTCTTCATTGCGGCCGCGGCCGAACGGACCAAGCACATCCGGCTGGGCACCGGTGTGGTGTCGCTGCCCTACCATCATCCGCTGATGGTGGCCGACCGCTGGGTGCTGCTGGATCATCTGACCCGTGGCCGAGTCATGTTCGGCGCCGGCCCCGGCGCACTGCCATCGGATGCTTTCATGATGGGCATCGATCCGGTTGACCAGCGCCGGATGATGCAGGAGTCCCTGGAAGCGATCCTCGCCCTGTTGCGCGCCGCACCCGGTGAGCGGATCGACCGTCACTCCGATTGGTTCACCCTGCGCGACGCGCAACTCCACATCCGGCCGTATACCTGCCCGTATCCAGAGATATCAACCGCGGCAATGATTTCCCCGTCCGGGCCACGCCTGGCCGGCGCGCTGGGCACGTCGCTGCTGTCGCTGTCGATGTCGGTGCCGGGCGGCTACGCGGCACTCGAGAACACCTGGCAGGTGGTGTGCGAGCAGGCCGCCAAAGTTGGCCGGGATGATCCCGATCGCGGCGACTGGCGCGTGCTTTCCATCATGCATTTGTCCGATACCCGCGACCAAGCGCTCGACGATTGCACCTACGGGCTGCCCGACTTCTCGAAATATTTCGGAGCCGCCGGATTCGTCCCGCTGTCCAACACCATAGACGCGGGCACCCACACATCCCGACAGTTCGTCGAGGAGTACGCGGCCGCAGGAAATTGTTGTATCGGCACGCCTGACGAGGCGATCGCACACATCGAAGACCTGTTGGACCGCTCCGGTGGCTTCGGAACCCTGCTGCTACTCGGCCATGACTGGGCCGCACCGCAGGCCACGTTCCATTCCTATGAGCTGTTTGCCCGCAAGGTGATTCCCTACTTCAAAGGACAGCTGGAGGCGCCGCGCGCCTCGCACGACTGGGCCAAAGGTAGGCGGGACGACTTGATCGGTCGCGCGGGCCAGGCCGTGGTCCAGGCCATCACCGAGCACGTGGCCGAGCAGGAGGACGGCAACCGCTGA
- a CDS encoding zinc-binding dehydrogenase, producing MRASVLRNGRMVYRDDVPDPVPGPGQVLVAVRACGICGSDLHFAAHGAEVAALGGQLAGGGANLDVNRDVFLGHEFTAEVLEAGPHTQTHPPGTLVTSIPVLLSAEGVEPIFSSNTTVGGYAERMLLSAPLLLPVPNGLDFKHATLTEPMAVGLHAVNKSNIEPGETALVLGCGPIGLAIIAGLALRGVKAIAASDFSPKRRELAAAMGAHQTLDPAQGSPFHAVHASVVFEAVGVPGIIDDAIRRAPTGTRLIVAGVCMQPDTVHPFFAIAKEISVQFVLAYSPEEFATSLRALADGDIDVAPLITGEVGLDGVGEAFDDLADPERHCKILVTPGGAG from the coding sequence ATGCGCGCTTCGGTGTTGCGTAACGGGCGCATGGTCTACCGGGACGACGTGCCGGACCCGGTACCCGGACCGGGACAGGTGCTGGTGGCGGTGCGTGCGTGCGGAATCTGCGGATCGGACCTGCATTTCGCTGCACACGGCGCCGAGGTAGCGGCCTTAGGCGGCCAACTGGCCGGCGGCGGCGCCAACCTCGACGTGAACCGAGATGTCTTCTTGGGTCACGAGTTCACCGCCGAAGTGCTCGAGGCCGGACCGCACACCCAAACGCATCCACCGGGAACGCTGGTTACCTCGATACCGGTGTTGCTGTCCGCCGAGGGCGTGGAACCGATTTTCTCTAGCAACACCACCGTCGGCGGCTACGCCGAGCGAATGCTGCTCTCGGCGCCACTGCTGTTGCCGGTGCCCAACGGCCTGGACTTCAAACATGCCACCCTGACCGAACCCATGGCGGTGGGCCTGCATGCGGTGAACAAGTCCAACATCGAGCCGGGCGAGACCGCTTTGGTACTGGGCTGCGGACCCATCGGCCTGGCCATCATAGCCGGACTTGCCCTGCGCGGCGTGAAAGCAATTGCGGCATCTGACTTTTCGCCGAAGCGCCGGGAGCTGGCCGCTGCGATGGGCGCGCACCAGACCCTGGACCCGGCACAGGGATCGCCGTTCCACGCCGTGCACGCCAGCGTGGTCTTCGAGGCGGTGGGAGTGCCCGGGATCATCGACGACGCGATTCGCCGGGCACCTACGGGTACCAGGTTGATCGTCGCCGGGGTATGCATGCAACCCGACACCGTGCACCCGTTCTTCGCCATCGCCAAAGAAATCAGCGTGCAGTTCGTGCTTGCCTACAGCCCCGAAGAGTTCGCCACCTCGCTGCGCGCCCTGGCCGACGGTGACATCGATGTCGCCCCGTTGATTACCGGTGAGGTCGGCCTGGATGGGGTCGGCGAGGCGTTTGACGACCTCGCCGACCCCGAGCGGCACTGCAAGATTCTGGTCACCCCCGGGGGCGCGGGTTAG